One genomic window of Lytechinus variegatus isolate NC3 chromosome 1, Lvar_3.0, whole genome shotgun sequence includes the following:
- the LOC121406402 gene encoding DNA-directed RNA polymerases I and III subunit RPAC2-like has protein sequence MTDLDNKSSGRLGVVQTAQTTDNWDKSDCVTFVMHKEDHTLGNALRYMIMKDPDVEFCGYSVPHPTENRINFRIQTKGPPAGDVFGKGLANLSEVCDHIQQTFEDSIKQFKDEGMESQ, from the exons ATGACAGATTTAGACAATAAGTCAAGCGGTAGACTTGGAGTA GTCCAAACTGCTCAGACTACTGATAACTGGGACAAGAGCGATTGCGTAACATTTGTTATGCACAAAGAAGACCATACTCTTGGCAATGCTCTCAGATatatgattatgaaaga CCCTGATGTAGAGTTCTGTGGTTACAGTGTACCCCATCCTACAGAGAATAGGATCAACTTCAGGATACAAACAAAAG GACCACCAGCTGGTGATGTCTTTGGAAAGGGATTAGCCAATCTCTCAGAAGTATGTGATCACATTCAACAAACATTCGAA GACAGCATAAAACAGTTCAAAGATGAAGGAATGGAGAGTCAATGA